In Legionella lytica, one genomic interval encodes:
- the rsmG gene encoding 16S rRNA (guanine(527)-N(7))-methyltransferase RsmG yields the protein MSEELAIKHLLEQGLKQFSLEAISTPLLDYLFLLKKWNLAYNLTAVRDLESMVNKHLLDSLAIVPWVQGEHIIDVGTGPGLPGIPLAIAHPEKSFVLLDSNGKKTRFLNEVKRQLDLKNLEIVQIRVENYHPAQGFDTVISRAFSSLAQMIHWTKHLVAKDGIWLAMKGRYPDAELQEIEQNCKVEHYTVEGVEGERCCVLIENTKSRN from the coding sequence ATGAGCGAAGAATTAGCAATTAAACACCTACTTGAACAAGGGCTGAAGCAATTCAGCCTCGAAGCAATTAGCACTCCATTATTGGATTATTTATTCTTACTTAAAAAGTGGAATTTAGCGTATAATTTAACCGCAGTTCGCGATCTGGAATCCATGGTCAACAAACATCTCTTAGATAGTCTGGCTATTGTGCCCTGGGTACAAGGTGAGCACATCATCGATGTAGGCACAGGTCCTGGCTTGCCTGGTATTCCACTAGCCATTGCGCACCCAGAGAAAAGTTTTGTTTTACTCGATTCCAATGGGAAAAAAACTCGCTTTCTTAACGAAGTAAAACGGCAGCTTGATTTAAAAAATCTGGAAATTGTACAAATTAGAGTCGAAAACTACCACCCGGCTCAAGGTTTTGATACAGTTATAAGCCGAGCGTTTAGCAGCCTTGCGCAAATGATTCACTGGACAAAGCATCTCGTGGCCAAAGATGGAATATGGTTGGCGATGAAAGGACGTTATCCAGATGCCGAACTGCAAGAAATAGAGCAAAACTGCAAAGTAGAACACTATACTGTTGAAGGTGTCGAGGGTGAACGCTGCTGCGTGCTTATCGAAAACACAAAATCAAGGAACTAA
- the coxB gene encoding cytochrome c oxidase subunit II, producing the protein MLNRLPICRLIAMLAALIVGQPVFATAANNWQLNMSQGVTPISRDVYNLHMVCMAVCAIIGVVVFGVMIYSLIHHRKSKGYKAASFHDNPRLELIWSIIPFLILVGLAIPATRVLIRMDDTRQSELTVKIVGYQWRWQYEYLDQGISYFSTLSTPLSQIQNKESKNEWYLLEVDKPLVVPVHKKIRFLVTSNDVIHSWWVPDLGIKRDAIPGFMYEAWATIEKPGVYRGQCAELCGINHGFMPIVVEAVSQAEFDKWVAAQTVKQDKYISEETQPAAQKTMQRNELMSLGKEKYDQLCAACHREDGKGLPPMYPALKGSSVAVGNPISRHINIILNGIPGSAMQAYKDQLSDEEVAAIATYERNAWANNTNDLIQPADVAAERQNANKQPTMVNKVNAGGLK; encoded by the coding sequence ATGTTAAACAGGTTACCTATCTGTAGATTAATAGCAATGCTTGCGGCATTGATAGTTGGTCAGCCAGTTTTTGCCACTGCTGCAAACAATTGGCAGTTAAATATGAGTCAGGGTGTGACCCCTATTAGTCGGGATGTTTACAACCTGCATATGGTGTGTATGGCTGTTTGTGCCATTATTGGGGTTGTTGTTTTTGGTGTGATGATCTATTCGTTAATTCATCACCGAAAATCCAAGGGTTATAAAGCTGCCTCCTTCCATGATAACCCACGGCTAGAGCTTATTTGGTCAATTATTCCTTTTCTAATTCTCGTAGGATTAGCTATACCTGCTACTCGAGTTTTAATCCGTATGGATGACACCAGACAATCAGAACTCACCGTGAAAATTGTGGGTTACCAATGGCGCTGGCAATATGAATATTTAGATCAAGGTATTAGTTACTTCAGTACCTTATCGACCCCGTTATCTCAAATTCAGAACAAAGAATCTAAAAATGAATGGTATCTTTTAGAAGTAGATAAACCCTTAGTTGTGCCTGTACATAAAAAAATCCGTTTCTTAGTTACTTCAAATGATGTAATCCATTCTTGGTGGGTCCCTGATTTAGGTATTAAACGTGATGCGATCCCTGGATTTATGTATGAAGCATGGGCAACTATTGAAAAACCAGGCGTGTATCGCGGTCAATGTGCTGAGCTTTGTGGGATCAACCATGGTTTTATGCCTATTGTTGTTGAAGCTGTAAGTCAGGCTGAGTTTGATAAGTGGGTTGCTGCACAAACTGTAAAACAAGACAAGTACATTAGTGAAGAAACGCAACCAGCCGCTCAAAAAACAATGCAACGTAATGAGCTTATGAGTTTAGGAAAGGAGAAGTACGATCAATTATGTGCTGCTTGCCACCGTGAAGATGGAAAGGGCTTACCGCCAATGTATCCTGCACTTAAAGGCAGTTCAGTTGCTGTAGGTAATCCTATTTCACGTCACATTAATATTATCTTAAATGGTATACCTGGTTCTGCAATGCAGGCTTATAAAGATCAATTAAGTGATGAGGAAGTTGCAGCGATCGCAACCTATGAGCGTAATGCTTGGGCTAATAATACGAACGATCTTATCCAACCTGCAGACGTGGCTGCAGAGCGGCAGAATGCGAATAAACAACCAACCATGGTGAATAAAGTTAACGCTGGAGGTTTAAAATGA
- a CDS encoding MFS transporter — protein sequence MSAAETRQSNKSWFKSLLPLTLGGFSIGMTEYLMMGVLPDVANSLSLSIPTAGYLIAIYAFGVVIGAPLMIALAQNYAPKKILVLLMLLFVVFNALFSMAPTFSLLLVARFMAGLPHGAFFGVGAVVATQLAKPGKGASAVAIMFTGLTVANIIGVPLGTFIGHHCSWRVAYFIVASFGVVTLFSIIKWLPNLVLEKTVDFRQSLSIFKDLEIWLIIGISAIGTGGLFAWISYIAPLMTDVTLFSGDMVTFIMMLAGSGMAVGNILGGRLADKLSPLQVTGIMLLLMILCLFTVATVAEYKIAALIMTFVTGAIAFAVVPAMQMLMIQAAQGAEILASSMVQASSNMGNTLGAYLGGLPIAAGFGYTSPEYVGMGLVFIGLVLCGLIWLTRLETAVMPGKS from the coding sequence ATGAGTGCAGCAGAAACAAGGCAATCAAATAAAAGCTGGTTTAAAAGCTTGCTGCCACTTACGCTCGGTGGCTTTAGTATTGGTATGACTGAGTATTTAATGATGGGGGTTTTGCCTGATGTCGCCAATTCACTGTCTCTATCCATCCCAACAGCAGGTTATCTTATCGCAATTTATGCCTTTGGCGTCGTCATTGGAGCTCCATTGATGATCGCACTTGCCCAAAATTATGCACCCAAAAAGATTTTAGTACTATTGATGCTTTTATTTGTTGTGTTTAATGCTCTATTTTCGATGGCACCAACTTTTTCCTTGCTTTTAGTCGCGCGATTTATGGCCGGCTTACCTCATGGCGCTTTTTTTGGAGTCGGTGCTGTCGTCGCAACCCAATTAGCAAAGCCAGGGAAAGGGGCTAGTGCCGTTGCAATTATGTTTACCGGCCTGACAGTAGCCAATATTATTGGAGTACCCCTAGGCACCTTTATTGGCCATCATTGCAGTTGGCGCGTTGCCTATTTTATTGTGGCTTCGTTTGGAGTAGTGACCCTATTTTCGATTATCAAGTGGCTTCCGAATTTAGTTTTAGAAAAAACCGTTGATTTTCGCCAAAGCTTATCGATCTTTAAAGACTTGGAAATATGGCTCATTATTGGTATTTCCGCTATTGGTACTGGGGGCTTATTCGCTTGGATTAGTTACATTGCGCCGCTAATGACTGATGTGACGTTATTTTCGGGTGATATGGTTACCTTCATCATGATGCTCGCCGGGAGCGGCATGGCTGTTGGTAATATTTTAGGTGGACGTCTTGCCGACAAATTATCGCCCTTGCAGGTTACAGGAATCATGCTCTTGCTCATGATACTCTGCCTATTTACTGTTGCGACAGTTGCTGAGTACAAAATTGCCGCTTTAATTATGACCTTTGTTACTGGTGCTATTGCATTTGCAGTAGTTCCAGCGATGCAGATGCTAATGATTCAGGCAGCGCAGGGTGCGGAAATATTAGCCTCGTCGATGGTACAAGCTAGTTCGAATATGGGAAATACCTTAGGTGCTTATTTAGGTGGCTTACCTATAGCTGCTGGTTTTGGCTATACGTCGCCAGAGTATGTGGGTATGGGATTGGTTTTTATTGGTTTGGTATTGTGCGGCTTGATATGGCTGACACGATTGGAGACAGCGGTTATGCCAGGGAAATCTTGA
- a CDS encoding ParA family protein — MAKVIAIANQKGGVGKTTTAINLSASLAANRQQVLLIDLDPQGNATMGSGVDKNQLVHTTNDVLLHDCLAEQACLTTACGYDLIPGNDDLTVAEVSLMERNHRETFLYKALQPLQSSYDFILIDCPPALNTLTINAFVAADSVLIPMQCEYYALEGLAALLSTIEQVKASVNPRLHLEGVLRTMYDARNRLCSDVSKQLIEHFPTKVYRTVVPRNVRLAEAPSHGMPALHYDKTSPGAAAYMVLASELINKQTVMG; from the coding sequence ATGGCGAAAGTCATAGCCATTGCCAATCAAAAAGGTGGTGTAGGCAAAACTACTACTGCCATTAATTTATCCGCCTCCCTGGCTGCGAATCGTCAACAGGTTTTATTGATCGATTTAGATCCGCAAGGAAATGCTACCATGGGCAGTGGTGTTGATAAAAACCAATTGGTTCATACCACCAATGATGTCTTGCTGCATGATTGTCTGGCAGAACAAGCCTGCCTTACAACTGCCTGTGGCTATGATTTAATCCCTGGTAATGATGATTTAACTGTTGCAGAGGTCAGCCTCATGGAGCGTAATCATCGCGAGACTTTTCTGTATAAAGCCTTACAACCATTACAAAGCAGTTATGATTTTATACTCATTGACTGCCCTCCTGCACTGAATACATTAACCATTAATGCCTTCGTTGCAGCAGATTCCGTACTCATCCCCATGCAATGCGAATACTATGCCTTAGAGGGTTTAGCAGCACTTTTATCAACTATTGAACAAGTGAAAGCCTCGGTAAACCCCCGCTTGCATCTCGAGGGCGTGTTACGAACTATGTATGATGCGCGTAATCGCCTGTGTTCCGACGTATCCAAACAATTAATAGAACATTTTCCCACCAAGGTCTATCGAACTGTAGTGCCACGCAATGTGCGACTGGCAGAAGCGCCCAGTCACGGCATGCCTGCGTTACACTACGACAAGACATCTCCAGGAGCGGCGGCCTACATGGTACTGGCTTCTGAGTTGATTAATAAACAGACCGTAATGGGGTAA
- a CDS encoding ParB/RepB/Spo0J family partition protein yields the protein MTVKRSGLGRNLSALLSQSSGNLLNDKPQTDGLKLAVNCLQPGKYQPRGEMEEAALTELAESIKKQGLLQPLVVRELSDGRYEIIAGERRWRASQLAGLTEVPVVLKQVDDETAMAIALVENLQREDLNAMDQARAMHRLTDEFSLTHQQVADLLCKSRTAVSNYLRLLALSTAVKKLLEHGDIDMGHARALLMLEEEQQNQVAQLIVAKNLSVRETEKLVERVKAGKPTTESTPNNEPMAPHYQEQVNHLARHLQTTIKLKPGKSGKGSLVIHYDGAHDLQKIMEQLLG from the coding sequence ATGACAGTGAAACGTAGTGGTTTAGGGCGTAATCTATCTGCCTTACTAAGCCAGTCCAGCGGTAATCTTTTAAATGATAAGCCACAAACTGATGGCCTTAAACTGGCAGTAAATTGCTTGCAACCAGGAAAATACCAACCGCGCGGTGAAATGGAAGAAGCCGCTTTAACTGAATTGGCTGAATCCATTAAAAAGCAAGGCCTGTTACAACCACTGGTTGTACGTGAGCTCAGCGATGGCCGCTATGAAATTATTGCCGGCGAGCGTCGCTGGCGCGCAAGCCAACTTGCGGGCCTGACTGAGGTTCCTGTCGTTTTAAAGCAAGTTGATGATGAAACTGCTATGGCTATTGCCTTAGTTGAAAACTTACAGCGTGAAGATTTAAATGCAATGGATCAAGCTCGTGCAATGCATCGCCTTACTGATGAGTTTTCCCTTACTCATCAACAAGTTGCCGATCTTCTGTGTAAATCACGTACTGCAGTGAGCAATTATTTACGCCTGCTCGCTTTATCAACGGCAGTAAAAAAATTGCTGGAACATGGTGACATCGATATGGGGCATGCACGTGCATTGCTCATGCTTGAAGAAGAACAACAAAATCAGGTTGCACAACTGATTGTGGCGAAAAATCTATCAGTGCGTGAAACTGAAAAATTAGTAGAACGTGTTAAAGCGGGCAAACCGACAACGGAGAGCACGCCCAATAATGAACCAATGGCGCCCCATTATCAAGAGCAGGTCAATCATTTAGCGCGCCACTTACAAACCACAATTAAGTTAAAACCAGGTAAATCAGGAAAAGGCTCTTTGGTTATTCATTACGATGGCGCTCATGATTTGCAAAAAATTATGGAACAATTATTAGGTTAA
- the ctaD gene encoding cytochrome c oxidase subunit I yields MSYTIAHDDDHHDDHGPEQGKGVLGFIKRWLFTTNHKDIGTLYLWLALFSFFVAGGMALVIRAELFQPGHRFVDPNFFNQMTTLHGLVMLFGVVMPAFTGMANWQIPMMIGAPDMALPRLNNWSFWILPFAFALLFSTMFHSGGGPNFGWTMYAPLSTKYAPPSTDFMIFSIHMMGLSSIMGSINIIATILNLRAPGMTMMKMPMFVWTWLITAFLLIAIMPVLAGAVTMMLADRHFGTSFFSAAGGGDPILFQHVFWFFGHPEVYVLILPAFGVISEIIPTFSRKPLFGYHFMVYATVSIAILSFIVWAHHMFTSGIPLGAELFFMYTTMLIAVPTGIKVFNWVSTMFKGAMSFETPMLFALAFVFLFTIGGFTGLMLALVPADYQYQDSYFVVAHFHYVLVPGAIFSLVAATYYWLPKWTGHMYNECIGKWHFWLSVISVNLAFFPMHFLGLAGMPRRIPDYALQFTNFNMMATVGAFIFGFSQLLFLYNIISTVRKKGTKKDLATSQVWEGAQGLEWTLPSPPPYHTFTTPPELNV; encoded by the coding sequence ATGAGTTATACGATAGCGCATGACGATGATCATCACGATGATCATGGCCCTGAGCAAGGTAAGGGTGTTTTGGGATTTATAAAGCGCTGGCTTTTTACAACCAACCATAAAGATATTGGTACTCTTTATCTGTGGTTAGCTTTATTCAGCTTTTTTGTTGCGGGTGGGATGGCTTTAGTAATTCGTGCTGAGCTATTCCAACCTGGCCACCGTTTTGTTGATCCCAACTTCTTTAACCAAATGACTACTTTGCATGGTTTAGTCATGTTATTTGGTGTGGTAATGCCTGCCTTCACTGGAATGGCAAACTGGCAAATACCGATGATGATTGGCGCGCCTGATATGGCTTTGCCGCGGTTGAACAATTGGAGCTTCTGGATTTTACCTTTTGCTTTCGCGTTGTTGTTTTCTACCATGTTTCATAGTGGTGGGGGGCCAAACTTCGGTTGGACCATGTATGCACCTTTATCCACAAAATATGCTCCACCCAGCACCGACTTTATGATTTTCTCCATTCATATGATGGGTCTGTCATCGATTATGGGTTCGATTAATATTATTGCAACCATATTAAACCTACGTGCTCCTGGCATGACTATGATGAAAATGCCAATGTTCGTTTGGACTTGGTTGATCACAGCTTTTCTATTGATTGCTATTATGCCTGTATTAGCAGGTGCTGTTACTATGATGCTAGCTGACCGTCACTTCGGTACCAGCTTCTTTAGCGCAGCAGGTGGTGGAGATCCTATATTATTCCAACACGTTTTCTGGTTCTTTGGGCATCCTGAAGTTTATGTATTGATATTACCTGCTTTTGGCGTTATTTCTGAAATTATTCCTACTTTCAGCCGTAAGCCATTATTTGGTTACCACTTCATGGTTTATGCAACCGTCAGTATTGCAATACTGTCATTTATTGTTTGGGCACATCATATGTTTACCTCCGGGATTCCTTTGGGGGCAGAGCTATTTTTCATGTATACCACTATGTTAATTGCAGTGCCGACTGGTATTAAAGTGTTTAACTGGGTAAGTACCATGTTTAAAGGGGCTATGTCTTTTGAAACCCCGATGTTGTTTGCCTTAGCATTTGTGTTCTTGTTCACTATTGGTGGATTTACCGGTTTGATGTTGGCATTAGTGCCTGCAGATTATCAATATCAGGATAGCTATTTCGTTGTAGCGCACTTCCATTACGTACTTGTTCCTGGGGCGATTTTTTCTCTGGTTGCTGCAACTTATTATTGGTTGCCGAAGTGGACAGGTCATATGTACAACGAGTGTATTGGTAAATGGCATTTCTGGTTGTCTGTCATTTCAGTTAACTTGGCATTTTTCCCGATGCACTTCTTAGGTTTGGCGGGTATGCCACGTCGAATCCCTGATTATGCATTACAGTTCACCAACTTTAATATGATGGCAACTGTTGGCGCCTTTATTTTTGGATTTTCACAATTACTGTTTTTATACAACATTATTTCAACAGTAAGAAAGAAAGGTACTAAGAAGGATCTAGCTACTTCTCAAGTTTGGGAAGGAGCACAAGGCTTAGAGTGGACCTTACCTTCACCTCCACCATACCATACATTTACAACCCCACCTGAGTTGAATGTATAG
- a CDS encoding LysE/ArgO family amino acid transporter, with the protein MFVYLNGLLLGLSLIIALGPQNVFLIKQGVRKNHALLSAVICFICDLVLICASITGLHELLAIRPMLQVWMIFFGCAFLLFYALKALKNAFVESEKTTEHTLQPHNKTQIIFLALGFSLLNPHAIIDSLVIIGGGSSEYPDQQLYFLMGVITSSFIWFSSLTFTARYFSDVLAQDTVWKGIELISGLLMMTIGIKLGANGVNLILGLNY; encoded by the coding sequence ATGTTTGTTTATCTTAATGGCTTACTTTTGGGCTTATCCCTAATCATTGCGCTGGGTCCACAGAATGTTTTTTTAATTAAACAAGGTGTCCGTAAAAATCACGCGCTGCTTTCTGCGGTGATTTGTTTTATCTGTGATTTAGTTTTAATCTGTGCCAGTATTACCGGATTGCATGAACTGCTTGCGATACGCCCGATGCTGCAAGTTTGGATGATATTCTTTGGCTGCGCATTCTTACTATTTTACGCATTGAAAGCATTAAAAAATGCCTTTGTGGAATCAGAAAAAACCACCGAGCATACTTTACAGCCTCATAATAAAACACAAATCATATTCCTGGCCCTGGGCTTTAGCTTACTCAATCCCCATGCAATTATCGATTCGTTAGTCATTATTGGTGGCGGCAGCAGTGAATATCCTGATCAACAACTCTATTTCTTAATGGGAGTAATTACTTCCAGTTTCATCTGGTTTAGCTCTTTGACCTTTACTGCCCGATATTTTTCCGATGTTTTAGCACAAGATACGGTATGGAAAGGAATTGAATTAATTAGTGGTTTATTGATGATGACGATTGGTATTAAATTAGGTGCTAATGGGGTAAATTTAATTTTGGGATTAAATTATTAG
- a CDS encoding DUF1841 family protein: protein MFYGDTIQETRQMFFSSWEKYQQKKPLTPLENEVVQVILAHPEYHKAVENQNKFQQQTYYPELGETNPFLHMGLHLGIREQIATDRPVGISAIYQLLLKKYADPLAVEHLMMEQLAECLWRSQRDNLPPDEQYYLTTLSNL from the coding sequence ATGTTTTACGGCGATACCATTCAAGAAACTCGGCAAATGTTTTTTAGTAGTTGGGAAAAATATCAGCAGAAAAAACCATTGACCCCGTTAGAAAATGAAGTTGTACAGGTCATCTTGGCACATCCTGAATATCATAAGGCTGTTGAAAATCAGAATAAGTTTCAACAGCAAACTTATTATCCAGAACTTGGAGAAACAAACCCCTTTTTACATATGGGATTGCATCTGGGGATTCGTGAACAAATAGCCACCGATCGCCCTGTAGGGATCAGTGCTATATATCAGCTTTTATTAAAGAAATATGCTGATCCGTTAGCAGTGGAACATTTAATGATGGAGCAATTAGCCGAATGTTTATGGCGCTCGCAAAGGGATAATTTACCACCAGATGAACAGTATTACTTAACGACCTTGTCTAACTTATAA
- a CDS encoding c-type cytochrome encodes MGSLLLRKLTVAATAAVLGMMGQLLQAETVTASQKLSVIDGYYPAYPPTAPAEGAQQELITKGEYLSKMGDCISCHTNVHAGTPAYAGGLPIETPFGTFYSPNITPDKETGIGKWTEEDFIRALKDGHNPKGENFFPVFPYYYFSLVTEEDARALHAYFRSIPPVNQKNKDLPFPFNVPGSRLALWGWNLLFFYPENREFVYDKTQSPEWNRGRYIVDGLGHCSMCHTPLNPFGAPKNKYYLTGTFIDGFWAPNITKLGLESASHQEVVDVFKKNQLINNAGPVAGPMAEVNHNSLMYMTDADLMAIATYLKTVDTKDPLGLPGSDAAPTLARGKKVYFTACVICHQNGEMSAPLLGDAVNWYSRLKLSGLTGLYRRAIHGYNSMPVKGACVTCSDNDVISAVDYILNESLTRAELIDLKSGGAEKYPANGADIYNENCATCHNEGKDGAPKIGDKEAWKPLIAKNMDVLIGNTMNGKNHPKNGGCKQCTGGEVIEAIKYMISKSKTEGNYSLW; translated from the coding sequence GTGGGCTCTTTGTTACTAAGAAAGCTAACTGTTGCTGCAACTGCGGCAGTGTTAGGCATGATGGGTCAATTATTACAAGCTGAAACTGTGACTGCTTCGCAGAAGTTATCGGTTATCGATGGTTATTACCCTGCTTATCCACCTACTGCACCAGCTGAAGGTGCGCAACAAGAATTGATTACGAAAGGGGAATACCTTTCTAAAATGGGCGATTGTATTTCCTGCCATACTAATGTGCACGCAGGGACTCCTGCCTATGCTGGTGGCTTGCCTATAGAAACTCCTTTTGGAACGTTCTATAGTCCGAATATCACTCCAGACAAAGAAACGGGTATCGGTAAATGGACAGAAGAGGATTTTATTCGCGCATTGAAAGATGGGCATAATCCTAAGGGTGAGAATTTCTTCCCTGTTTTCCCTTATTACTATTTTTCTTTAGTTACTGAGGAAGATGCACGCGCGCTACATGCCTATTTTAGAAGCATACCCCCGGTAAACCAAAAGAATAAGGACTTGCCATTTCCTTTTAATGTTCCGGGTTCTCGTCTTGCTTTGTGGGGATGGAACTTATTGTTCTTCTATCCGGAAAATCGTGAGTTTGTCTACGATAAGACTCAGTCCCCAGAGTGGAACCGAGGTAGATATATTGTGGATGGTTTAGGCCATTGCAGCATGTGTCATACACCTTTGAATCCATTTGGTGCTCCTAAGAATAAATATTACTTAACCGGTACATTTATTGATGGTTTTTGGGCTCCTAACATTACTAAACTCGGTTTAGAGTCAGCGAGTCATCAAGAAGTGGTTGATGTATTCAAAAAGAATCAGCTAATTAATAATGCTGGTCCAGTTGCAGGCCCCATGGCGGAAGTAAATCATAACAGTCTGATGTATATGACTGATGCTGACTTAATGGCGATTGCGACCTATCTTAAAACAGTGGATACCAAAGACCCATTAGGTTTACCAGGTTCTGATGCGGCCCCAACTTTGGCACGCGGTAAGAAAGTTTATTTCACTGCCTGTGTGATTTGTCACCAGAATGGCGAAATGAGCGCGCCACTGCTTGGGGATGCCGTAAACTGGTATTCACGCTTGAAGTTAAGTGGGTTAACTGGCTTGTATCGTCGTGCAATTCATGGTTATAACTCTATGCCAGTTAAGGGTGCTTGTGTTACCTGTTCGGATAATGATGTTATTTCTGCAGTGGATTACATTCTTAATGAATCACTGACACGCGCTGAATTAATTGATCTAAAATCTGGGGGCGCTGAGAAATATCCTGCCAATGGCGCGGATATTTACAATGAAAACTGTGCTACTTGCCATAACGAAGGCAAGGACGGAGCTCCTAAAATTGGTGATAAAGAAGCGTGGAAGCCGTTGATCGCTAAAAATATGGATGTATTGATTGGAAATACCATGAACGGGAAAAATCATCCTAAAAATGGTGGTTGTAAACAATGTACTGGTGGTGAAGTAATTGAAGCCATTAAATACATGATCAGTAAATCCAAAACTGAAGGTAATTATTCATTGTGGTAG
- a CDS encoding cytochrome c oxidase assembly protein: protein MSNERNHRKLLMILSGVVLGMFAFGFALVPIYNSLCQTLGINGKIKSEAVAYDAATAKISKDREVLVEFVATNNSAVPWAFYPKTRKIKVHPGEIARLDFYAENKTDHPMTVQAIPSVTPGIAAKYLKKTECFCFARQTLNGHEAMNMPLLFHLDIDLPEKINTVTLSYTLFDVTDSG from the coding sequence ATGAGTAATGAACGTAATCATCGTAAGTTACTGATGATTTTAAGTGGTGTTGTATTAGGCATGTTTGCTTTTGGTTTTGCGCTCGTGCCTATATATAACAGCCTATGCCAGACCTTAGGGATCAATGGTAAAATTAAATCAGAAGCAGTGGCTTATGATGCAGCAACGGCTAAAATTTCTAAAGATCGTGAAGTTTTAGTCGAGTTTGTTGCAACCAATAATAGCGCCGTTCCTTGGGCTTTTTATCCCAAGACACGGAAAATAAAAGTGCATCCAGGGGAAATTGCACGGCTGGACTTTTATGCGGAAAACAAAACAGATCATCCAATGACCGTGCAGGCAATCCCGAGTGTAACCCCGGGAATTGCTGCGAAATATTTGAAAAAAACCGAATGTTTTTGTTTTGCTAGACAGACTTTGAACGGACATGAGGCAATGAATATGCCCTTGTTATTTCATCTGGATATAGATTTACCCGAAAAGATAAATACAGTTACCTTGTCATATACTTTATTTGATGTGACTGATAGTGGTTAG
- a CDS encoding cytochrome c oxidase subunit 3, with product MGAHGTYYVPKPSHWPLVGSCGLTTFLVGAASWLHHDWYGPYIFTLGLAIIVSMLFGWFGQVIYENNKGVYDLQVDKSYRWGMCWFIFSEVCFFGAFFGALFYARMWIVPLLGGEIHPITNYTLWPDFSAAWPLLNNPDNQVFAGAHEAMGAWGLAAINTLILLTSGVTITWAHWALKLNKRKQLLLGMSLTIALGILFLICQAYEYHEAYTDMNLTLASGIYGTTFFMLTGFHGLHVTLGTIMLIVITVRCKRGHFTPERHFAFEGVAWYWHFVDVVWLFLFIFVYWL from the coding sequence ATGGGAGCACACGGTACTTATTATGTCCCCAAGCCCAGTCACTGGCCTTTGGTTGGATCATGCGGATTAACCACCTTTTTGGTGGGTGCAGCGTCTTGGCTTCATCATGACTGGTATGGACCATACATCTTTACTTTAGGGCTTGCGATCATTGTCAGCATGCTGTTTGGTTGGTTTGGCCAGGTTATTTATGAAAATAACAAAGGTGTTTATGACCTTCAGGTTGATAAATCCTATCGCTGGGGTATGTGCTGGTTTATTTTTTCGGAAGTATGTTTCTTCGGGGCATTTTTTGGTGCGTTATTTTATGCGCGCATGTGGATTGTTCCGCTGCTCGGAGGGGAAATACATCCCATAACCAATTATACTTTATGGCCGGATTTTTCAGCGGCATGGCCCTTACTGAACAACCCTGACAATCAAGTATTTGCTGGTGCACATGAAGCTATGGGAGCATGGGGTCTAGCAGCAATCAATACGTTGATTCTTTTAACCTCAGGTGTAACGATTACTTGGGCGCATTGGGCTTTGAAACTAAACAAGCGTAAGCAATTATTGCTGGGGATGTCTTTAACGATTGCCTTGGGTATTCTGTTCTTAATCTGTCAGGCTTATGAGTATCATGAAGCATATACGGATATGAATCTAACGTTAGCTTCAGGTATTTATGGAACCACATTCTTTATGCTAACAGGGTTCCACGGTTTGCATGTTACTTTAGGTACCATCATGCTGATCGTAATTACCGTACGTTGTAAACGCGGCCATTTTACTCCAGAACGTCACTTTGCATTTGAAGGCGTGGCTTGGTACTGGCACTTTGTTGACGTGGTATGGTTATTCCTCTTTATCTTCGTTTATTGGTTATAA